A stretch of the Filimonas lacunae genome encodes the following:
- a CDS encoding nSTAND3 domain-containing NTPase — protein MPANYFMNVTTAGVKGYEYQYKAIIALGLLNLRQSRSIFIEKDGGEDGQITITHNGQDHIVEVQMKDTIADISLSTFVKWLCHFPANLAQDNLLDRVINKKHTALIITSGRCLDDVHLFSQRFKDLSSHNSLKLTKTWQKDFCKELDKNGFTGSTTLQTKRNSFCKAQATDLQNSLTLEHDLSKILIWDGLTADSLDNEILQLLNRLYLVPQSASETLYFKLLEAVKESRDQKTDLTPIFKKLINEYEGEAPIIDPNYKSRSEESTLTQQLEIQGVLLLKGVTQAGKSELAKKIADYFHKKGFTYKICTEIEHAEQFLNLNIKEDKILVIEDPWGHVAVVDNGLNKWKKLENLIKNKQPQHKIIVTSRNEILQELSAGGFVTQNQIAGYNWANTTIIENKTLDSFWRIFADEAKLNNKIVKLIEDHISICPPDHLLQIGELQYLARYDQEDLVNQPLEGLLHIARHNSSQIASDIQSKDEETATILATLAISVDTITGISPQDLGYLLSEDNVEYGTLPEINWSNQRSKKKASYPEYKHSFSFTTGNQKALEYLERRGIIIFNGVQFFFTHPNFYEAGKQLITTGGTFRQTRIFNFYRKALSLLTPRNVILAAKHFDFLSNDTNIKDKSKVFELAVHGKKSIFPAARDICLVFLIKHISDVGNEIETSIINTLEYYDIDPIEIAWHEGFPFISNENEGILPHRYYTITDEDFKAIEDKFNTDQKVSPLDAWHFILGASSRNKYILNDKIFKYLIQYDEVFIRKEVCRSIFMQGNSAKIQHLSTLYTDNHPSVVFTAIRYSLNNWNLFDQEKKSFLLPLIKKVIKTQAVSVRTNRLFSTFSKEHTHEAINWSSLNPAETRELWNIWGELYPIYLEHLPSSAFLNPGRFGNTIDEAFKYLSKPIGMAVLDAWYNRIDFKITNNEVLDEFELCIADILLNFTEDDAAIRSKLFNKLLSYNDTSFMVSTLKWTVRYWDNLAEYEKKQILDLVKDDRNDSRWIKAVLLTCERPPEEIQNALFGESVFLLPPEEFIKKLDTQILSDSLAFYFGKPQPLWWLATQRKNIKFWQSVITYILENNIAPFFKNCMSELVFAGLNGFGGTWPGGMGTWKLVCNNTTDKKLVTEELIYGMTECSYVLHDTAEMIKLLHGRYIKDGSEEDFIKLLEQNIEALHYYGTSELYEVLGNEIFGTLLATIQPDATIIQSLEILVKENNQTQLKDVLNDLTERKKSVRMKATILILQKNLKKYADYSSFEELVINLPDNIRWIGEKEKEKFENSRKEKLPNWIGIN, from the coding sequence ATCAATCTTTATTGAAAAAGATGGAGGTGAAGATGGACAGATCACCATCACACATAACGGGCAAGACCATATTGTTGAGGTACAAATGAAAGATACAATAGCCGACATTTCGCTTTCAACTTTTGTGAAATGGCTATGTCATTTTCCGGCAAATTTAGCACAAGACAACTTGCTTGATCGGGTTATAAATAAAAAACATACAGCCCTTATTATTACCTCTGGACGCTGTCTAGATGACGTACATCTTTTCAGCCAGAGGTTTAAAGATTTGTCAAGCCATAATAGTTTAAAACTTACAAAAACATGGCAAAAAGATTTCTGTAAAGAGCTAGATAAAAATGGCTTTACAGGCTCTACTACATTACAGACAAAACGCAACTCTTTCTGTAAGGCACAAGCTACAGACCTTCAAAACTCACTTACTCTAGAGCATGATCTTTCAAAGATACTTATCTGGGATGGATTGACAGCTGATTCACTAGATAACGAAATTCTTCAGTTACTTAACAGGCTTTATCTTGTTCCACAGTCCGCAAGTGAAACCTTGTATTTTAAATTACTAGAAGCAGTCAAAGAATCTAGAGATCAAAAAACAGATCTTACTCCTATATTTAAAAAATTGATTAATGAATATGAAGGCGAAGCTCCAATAATCGACCCCAACTACAAATCAAGGAGCGAAGAATCAACACTAACTCAACAACTAGAGATTCAGGGAGTCTTATTATTAAAGGGGGTAACACAAGCCGGCAAAAGCGAATTAGCAAAGAAAATTGCTGACTACTTCCACAAAAAAGGTTTTACTTATAAAATATGTACAGAGATTGAACACGCAGAACAATTCTTAAATCTAAATATTAAAGAAGATAAAATATTAGTTATTGAAGATCCGTGGGGACACGTAGCAGTGGTAGATAATGGCCTGAACAAATGGAAAAAATTAGAAAATCTTATTAAAAACAAACAACCTCAACATAAGATCATCGTCACCTCCCGCAACGAAATTCTTCAGGAGCTAAGCGCCGGGGGCTTTGTGACACAAAATCAGATAGCAGGCTATAATTGGGCTAACACTACTATTATAGAAAATAAAACATTAGATAGCTTTTGGCGAATATTTGCAGATGAAGCCAAGCTGAATAATAAAATAGTGAAGTTGATCGAAGATCATATTTCTATCTGCCCTCCTGATCATCTTTTACAAATCGGCGAACTTCAATACCTGGCAAGGTATGATCAGGAAGATTTGGTAAACCAACCATTGGAAGGATTACTCCATATCGCTCGGCATAACTCCTCTCAAATAGCTTCAGACATTCAATCCAAAGATGAAGAAACAGCTACAATACTAGCGACATTGGCAATCTCCGTTGATACAATTACCGGCATTTCCCCCCAGGACTTAGGGTACCTGCTATCAGAGGACAACGTTGAATACGGAACCTTGCCTGAAATTAATTGGTCGAATCAACGCTCGAAAAAGAAAGCATCCTATCCAGAATATAAACACTCATTTTCATTTACCACAGGAAATCAAAAAGCTCTTGAATATTTAGAAAGAAGGGGGATTATAATTTTCAATGGTGTGCAATTTTTTTTTACACATCCTAATTTTTATGAAGCTGGTAAACAACTTATTACAACCGGAGGTACATTTCGTCAAACGAGGATCTTTAATTTCTATCGCAAAGCACTCAGTTTGCTTACTCCAAGAAACGTTATTTTGGCAGCCAAACACTTTGATTTCTTATCCAATGACACCAATATTAAAGATAAATCAAAAGTATTTGAACTGGCAGTGCACGGCAAAAAATCTATTTTCCCAGCTGCTAGAGATATATGTCTAGTATTTCTCATTAAGCATATTTCCGATGTTGGAAATGAAATTGAAACCAGCATTATTAACACCCTTGAATATTATGATATAGACCCAATTGAAATTGCGTGGCATGAAGGTTTCCCATTTATATCAAACGAAAATGAAGGCATATTACCTCATAGATATTACACTATTACAGATGAAGATTTTAAGGCAATAGAAGATAAGTTTAACACTGATCAAAAGGTTAGTCCCTTGGATGCGTGGCATTTTATCTTAGGCGCATCCAGCAGAAATAAATACATTTTAAACGACAAAATATTTAAATACCTCATTCAATATGACGAAGTATTTATTAGGAAAGAAGTTTGTCGCTCAATATTCATGCAAGGAAATTCAGCTAAAATCCAGCACTTATCTACTTTATACACTGATAATCATCCTTCAGTAGTATTCACTGCTATCAGGTATTCATTGAATAACTGGAATTTATTTGACCAGGAAAAGAAAAGCTTTCTATTGCCATTGATTAAAAAGGTAATAAAAACACAAGCGGTTTCCGTACGTACGAATCGTCTATTCAGTACGTTTAGTAAAGAACATACGCATGAAGCTATTAACTGGTCTTCATTAAATCCAGCAGAGACAAGAGAACTTTGGAACATATGGGGAGAGCTTTATCCCATTTACTTAGAACATCTACCATCCTCAGCCTTTTTAAACCCTGGAAGATTTGGAAACACAATTGATGAAGCATTTAAATATTTAAGCAAACCCATAGGTATGGCGGTTTTAGACGCTTGGTATAACCGCATTGATTTCAAAATAACCAACAATGAAGTCTTAGATGAATTCGAATTATGTATAGCTGATATTCTTTTGAATTTCACAGAGGATGACGCAGCTATTCGCTCGAAACTATTCAATAAACTTTTATCTTACAACGATACAAGTTTTATGGTATCTACCTTAAAGTGGACAGTAAGATATTGGGACAACCTGGCAGAATATGAGAAAAAACAAATACTCGACCTTGTTAAAGATGATAGAAATGATTCCAGGTGGATTAAAGCTGTTTTATTAACCTGCGAGCGCCCACCGGAAGAAATACAGAATGCTTTGTTCGGAGAATCTGTCTTTTTATTACCACCAGAGGAATTTATCAAAAAACTTGACACTCAAATTTTATCAGATTCATTAGCATTTTATTTCGGAAAACCACAACCACTTTGGTGGCTTGCGACACAAAGAAAAAATATCAAATTCTGGCAATCAGTTATTACTTACATACTTGAAAATAATATAGCGCCTTTCTTTAAAAATTGTATGTCAGAATTAGTATTTGCTGGCTTGAACGGGTTTGGAGGAACATGGCCAGGTGGCATGGGTACTTGGAAGTTGGTCTGCAATAACACAACGGATAAAAAACTAGTTACAGAGGAACTCATTTATGGAATGACAGAATGTTCTTATGTTTTGCACGACACAGCTGAGATGATTAAATTATTGCATGGACGTTATATCAAAGACGGCTCGGAAGAAGATTTCATAAAACTACTTGAACAAAATATTGAAGCATTGCATTATTATGGGACATCCGAACTTTACGAAGTGCTTGGCAATGAAATTTTTGGAACACTATTAGCAACAATTCAACCTGATGCAACGATAATTCAATCACTTGAAATTCTTGTTAAAG